One window from the genome of Nicotiana sylvestris chromosome 9, ASM39365v2, whole genome shotgun sequence encodes:
- the LOC138878387 gene encoding uncharacterized protein, with amino-acid sequence MAAPLNFEEGQSTYRPPRFNGQYYGWWKIRVHDFIMAEDSELWDVICNGPFVPMKAFGEGTRTILKTRKEYNGADRKAIEKNFKAKKSLVCGIGLDEYNRISACESAKEIWEALQTTHEGTTQVKQSKIDMHTTEYELLKMEEHEFIQEMHTRFTSIINELHSLGEIIPTNKLMKRKKDLERRETNKERNLVLKDALTDSSSDESEMTYLTRRFQKMVHKNGGIPKKGSSSRNFKGNDCCHKCGKPGNFIKNCPLHKKDHYKTNTDKAAKRNPIPNGKFKRRDAADNMVKQALAD; translated from the exons aTGGCTGCTCCACTaaactttgaggaaggacaatcaacgtACAGACCACCAAGATTCAACGGTCAATACTATGGTTGGTGGAAAATAAGAGTGCATGACTTCATAATGGCTGAGGACTCCGAGCTTTGGGATGTGATTTGTAATGGTCCCTTTGTCCCTATGAAGGCTTTTGGAGAGGGAACAAGGACTATtctaaaaacaagaaaagaatacAATGGAGCTGATCGAAAAGCTATTGAGAAGAACTTCAAGGCAAAGAAGAGTCTTGTGTGTGGTATTGGACTAGACGAGTATAATCGTATCTCAGCATGTGAATCTGCCAAGGAAATCTGGGAAGCTCTTCAAACGACTCACGAGGGAACTACTCAGGTAAAGCAGTCCAAAATAGATATGCATACAACTGAGTATGAACTCCTTAAAATGGAAGAGCATGAGTTCATTCAAGAGATGCATACCCGTTTCACCTCTATAATcaatgagcttcattcacttggtGAAATCATTCCAACCAACAAGCTG ATGAAGAGAAAGAAGGATCTTGAAAGAAGAGAGACCAATAAGGAGAGGAACCTAGTTCTCAAAGATGCACTCACTGACTCAAGTAGTGATGAATCTGAAATGACGTATCTCACTcgaagatttcaaaagatggttcatAAAAATGGTGGGATCCCAAAGAAAGGAAGTTCCAGCAGGAACTTCAAAGGAAATGATTGctgtcataagtgtggaaagcctggGAACTTTATTAAAAATTGCCCTCTTCATAAGAAAGATCATTACAAAACCAACACTGATAAGGCAGCTAAGAGAAACCCGATCCCTAAcgggaaattcaaaagaagagatGCTGCTGACAATATGGTGAAGCAAGCTTTGGCTGACTAG